In a genomic window of Halorhodospira halophila:
- a CDS encoding putative bifunctional diguanylate cyclase/phosphodiesterase produces MIMAQTDGAVEGLRALTDLLTARDGQSLLEAAISQAGESIVITTAELEPPGPQIIYVNEAFTRITGYTPDEIVGQTPRVLQGPDTEREVLDRLKADLRDHGWFEGEAWNYRKDGSRYRAWWNIAPVTTPDSEARYLVAVQREVTELRRLEAERLHYHANFNPRTGLPNRKYTLQLLEDALHRAERLDQELAVAAVEIRDFASITQGMGEEPGDALLEALTFGLRKQLAGQSHFLGVAARGRIIAVLERPSDAEQQFTDLLRKLLEGVNRELATQRDQAPLASACAGAALFPSDGQEADALLGQAEAAAANALANGTSSIRLADAQAGARLREQLALRADLQRAVDDGELYLAYQPQVDLASGRIVGAEALLRWDHPERGPVSPGVFVPILEASGLINRVGEWTLEAAARQARAWLEQGYPMQVAVNLSARQVHASDLVGLVSRILDDTGLPQGALELEITETLLLDLDADTQAVFRELSAMGVQLALDDFGTGYSALAYLQALPLTTLKIDRAFIGDIGNSAKSEALVRGIVSLARGLGMPVVAEGIETDAQRAFVRGLGCERGQGFGLGRPMRADQLTELLERGERPAP; encoded by the coding sequence ATGATCATGGCCCAAACGGACGGCGCCGTAGAGGGGCTCCGGGCGCTCACTGACTTGCTGACAGCGCGGGACGGCCAAAGCCTGCTGGAGGCGGCGATCAGCCAGGCAGGCGAGTCGATCGTCATCACCACCGCAGAACTCGAGCCGCCAGGGCCGCAGATCATCTACGTCAACGAGGCCTTCACGCGCATCACCGGCTACACCCCGGACGAGATCGTGGGGCAGACGCCGCGCGTGCTGCAGGGGCCGGACACGGAGCGCGAGGTACTGGACCGACTCAAGGCGGACCTGCGCGACCACGGCTGGTTCGAAGGGGAGGCCTGGAACTACCGCAAGGACGGCTCCCGCTACCGGGCGTGGTGGAACATCGCCCCCGTCACTACCCCGGACAGCGAGGCCCGCTACCTGGTCGCGGTACAGCGGGAGGTCACCGAGCTTCGCCGCCTCGAGGCCGAGCGACTTCACTACCACGCGAACTTTAATCCCCGCACGGGGCTACCCAACCGCAAGTACACACTGCAGCTACTCGAAGATGCGCTGCACCGCGCCGAGCGGCTCGACCAGGAACTCGCCGTGGCGGCCGTCGAGATCCGCGACTTCGCTTCCATCACCCAGGGCATGGGCGAAGAGCCCGGCGATGCGCTGCTCGAGGCCCTAACCTTTGGCCTGCGCAAGCAGCTCGCTGGCCAGTCCCACTTCCTTGGCGTTGCCGCTCGCGGGCGCATCATCGCCGTCCTTGAGCGGCCCTCGGACGCGGAGCAGCAGTTCACGGACCTCCTCCGCAAGCTACTCGAGGGGGTCAACCGCGAGTTGGCTACCCAGCGCGACCAAGCCCCGCTCGCCTCGGCGTGTGCCGGGGCGGCACTCTTTCCCAGCGACGGTCAGGAGGCTGACGCGCTCCTCGGGCAGGCCGAGGCAGCCGCGGCCAACGCCCTCGCGAACGGCACCTCCAGTATCAGGCTCGCCGATGCGCAGGCTGGCGCACGGCTCCGGGAGCAGCTCGCGCTCCGCGCCGATCTCCAGCGGGCGGTGGACGACGGGGAGCTCTACTTGGCCTACCAGCCGCAGGTCGATCTTGCCTCGGGGCGCATCGTCGGCGCCGAGGCCCTCCTGCGCTGGGATCACCCGGAGCGCGGCCCGGTCTCGCCAGGAGTCTTCGTACCGATCCTCGAGGCATCGGGGCTGATCAACCGGGTTGGTGAGTGGACGCTGGAGGCGGCGGCACGCCAGGCTCGGGCCTGGCTGGAGCAGGGGTATCCGATGCAGGTGGCGGTCAACCTTTCGGCGCGGCAGGTGCACGCCAGCGACCTGGTCGGCTTGGTATCCCGGATCCTCGACGACACCGGGCTGCCGCAGGGCGCCCTGGAGCTGGAGATCACCGAGACGCTGCTTCTTGACCTCGACGCGGATACCCAGGCGGTCTTCCGGGAGCTCTCGGCGATGGGCGTCCAGCTGGCACTGGATGATTTCGGCACCGGCTACAGCGCCCTGGCCTATCTCCAGGCCCTGCCGTTGACCACGCTCAAGATCGATCGCGCCTTCATCGGCGACATCGGCAACTCCGCCAAGTCCGAGGCCCTGGTTCGTGGGATCGTGAGCCTCGCCCGCGGGTTGGGTATGCCGGTGGTGGCGGAGGGGATCGAGACAGACGCGCAGCGCGCCTTTGTCCGAGGGCTCGGATGCGAGCGCGGCCAGGGTTTCGGGCTCGGGCGCCCCATGCGAGCGGACCAGCTCACCGAGCTACTCGAGCGCGGCGAGCGGCCCGCTCCCTGA
- a CDS encoding recombinase family protein gives MRTFAYCRVSTVEQNPENQIGAIRQAGYEVQDHRVVVEHVSGSVKARKRPEFRRLIDDKLEPGDRLIVLKLDRLGRDAIDVQQTIEALHARQLSVVSLDLPTPDLTSANGKLILQMFAAFAEFERNRIRERTAEGLERARREGRRPGRPRATDTTAAVQRLKLRGYSQRQVARELGKGLATVKRHWHV, from the coding sequence GTGCGCACGTTCGCCTATTGCCGCGTGAGCACCGTCGAGCAAAACCCTGAGAATCAGATAGGGGCTATCCGCCAAGCGGGCTACGAGGTCCAGGATCACCGGGTAGTCGTCGAGCACGTCAGCGGCAGTGTAAAAGCCCGCAAGCGGCCAGAGTTCCGTCGGCTGATCGACGACAAGCTAGAGCCCGGAGACCGCCTCATCGTGCTCAAGCTAGACCGCCTTGGCCGCGACGCCATCGATGTACAGCAGACCATTGAGGCCCTGCATGCGCGCCAGCTATCCGTGGTCTCACTCGACCTCCCGACCCCGGATCTAACCAGCGCAAACGGCAAGCTTATCTTGCAGATGTTCGCTGCCTTCGCGGAGTTCGAGCGCAATAGGATCCGAGAGCGCACGGCCGAGGGACTCGAGCGGGCTCGGCGAGAGGGCCGACGCCCAGGGCGACCGCGGGCTACAGACACGACCGCCGCCGTCCAAAGACTCAAGCTGCGTGGATACTCGCAACGCCAGGTAGCGCGCGAACTCGGCAAGGGACTAGCAACCGTTAAGCGGCACTGGCACGTCTAA